One Myxococcota bacterium genomic window, TCCGGCCTCCTTCCTCTCGGGCGAGCAATTCCACCAGCTGTTGCTCTGGGGAACGCTGCCTGCGTCGGCGCTCGCCTTCGGCCTGGGGTGCTGGCAGCACAAGGACCCGCGCGTGCTCGCCCTGGGCATCCTCGGGCTCCTGGGACTGTCCGCCTCGGTGGTCGCGCACGACTGGGTCGGCGAGGGGGGCGAGCGTGCGCTGACCCTCGCGTCCGCCGGTATCCTGATCGCGGGCCACCTCCTGAACTTCCGTCGGTGCCGCGACACGGGATGCGACCACGAAACCGAGGCGCACGAAGCCGGGGCGGGCTAGCAGAGGCGACCGATGCACACGATCGAGCTCTCCCAGTGGCAGCACGAGCACGACTACCTGCCGCACGGCCACCGCCACAGCGAGCGCCAGACCCGGCGGGTAATCGCGCTCACCGCGGTCATGATGGTGGTCGAGATCCTCGCCGGCACGGCCTG contains:
- a CDS encoding MerC domain-containing protein, whose protein sequence is MEETRTPGLRSFADGVGIAGSAICALHCVGAPLLLVAGTAVPASFLSGEQFHQLLLWGTLPASALAFGLGCWQHKDPRVLALGILGLLGLSASVVAHDWVGEGGERALTLASAGILIAGHLLNFRRCRDTGCDHETEAHEAGAG